In Oreochromis aureus strain Israel breed Guangdong linkage group 20, ZZ_aureus, whole genome shotgun sequence, the following are encoded in one genomic region:
- the LOC116328063 gene encoding ras-related protein Rab-7L1-like isoform X1 gives MTEHLLKILIVGDGNVGKSSFVHRYVSGQFNKTYKMTVGVDFSVKLLRWSDKEKVRLQLWDIAGQERFISMTRIYYKGALGCVVMFDVTSSSSFSSCRHWKQDLDNKAMLPNGDSIPCILVANKCDLAHRAVSADTIDKFSKAHGFITWMETSVKDNKNVEEAMRMLAQEILSVQSTMDPIHRPEFRVYPHPDSEFNRSSGEGRGCC, from the exons ATGACGGAGCACCTTCTGAAAATTCTCATTGTTGGTGATGGAAACGTCGGCAAGTCTTCCTTTGTTCATCGCTACGTTAGCGGACAGTTCAACAAGACCTACAAGATGACGGTGGGAG TGGATTTCTCCGTTAAGCTGCTGCGCTGGTCGGATAAAGAGAAGGTCCGACTGCAACTCTGGGACATCGCAG GCCAAGAGCGTTTCATATCCATGACCAGGATCTACTATAAAGGGGCGCTGGGCTGTGTGGTCATGTTTGACGTCACCAGTTCCTCCAGTTTCTCCAGCTGTCGCCATTGGAAACAGGACCTGGACAATAAGGCCATGCTGCCCAACGGAGACTCCATCCCCTGCATCCTGGTGGCTAACAAG TGCGACCTCGCTCACAGGGCCGTCTCTGCAGACACCATTGACAAGTTCAGCAAAGCCCACGGCTTCATTACTTGGATGGAGACTTCAGTCAAAGACAACAAGAATGTTGAAGAAGCCATGAG GATGCTGGCGCAGGAGATTCTGTCGGTTCAGTCCACCATGGACCCGATCCACAGACCTGAATTCCGAGTTTATCCTCACCCGGACTCAGAGTTCAACAGAAGCTCAGGAGAAGGACGAGGCTGCTGCTGA
- the LOC116328063 gene encoding ras-related protein Rab-7L1-like isoform X2 — protein MTRIYYKGALGCVVMFDVTSSSSFSSCRHWKQDLDNKAMLPNGDSIPCILVANKCDLAHRAVSADTIDKFSKAHGFITWMETSVKDNKNVEEAMRMLAQEILSVQSTMDPIHRPEFRVYPHPDSEFNRSSGEGRGCC, from the exons ATGACCAGGATCTACTATAAAGGGGCGCTGGGCTGTGTGGTCATGTTTGACGTCACCAGTTCCTCCAGTTTCTCCAGCTGTCGCCATTGGAAACAGGACCTGGACAATAAGGCCATGCTGCCCAACGGAGACTCCATCCCCTGCATCCTGGTGGCTAACAAG TGCGACCTCGCTCACAGGGCCGTCTCTGCAGACACCATTGACAAGTTCAGCAAAGCCCACGGCTTCATTACTTGGATGGAGACTTCAGTCAAAGACAACAAGAATGTTGAAGAAGCCATGAG GATGCTGGCGCAGGAGATTCTGTCGGTTCAGTCCACCATGGACCCGATCCACAGACCTGAATTCCGAGTTTATCCTCACCCGGACTCAGAGTTCAACAGAAGCTCAGGAGAAGGACGAGGCTGCTGCTGA